One segment of Stomatobaculum sp. F0698 DNA contains the following:
- a CDS encoding DNA translocase FtsK yields the protein MAQKKSSGRRRKTTATVPRSRKKSGAAVQRKREAEQLLFLRGEVIPLFLALFAVLLLLSNFGLCGALGTVLRDVQLGLFGGLGLLFPFLLCGIVIYRALTEDKSRALGKTVALPLTYLLVIALVHLAQGEEGGNFAYLYAAKRGGGALGGLLSEVLAGLLGPIGAGLILLVGLILCLSYITEKSFVSMMQRESGKVYARAKEDFDKRREARREERARHRELLSAEIEEHLAQLESERGKREETEEYRFEEPEQEKPVRESAWENVLSAFHATRREVLAEANEEETQEDLPREVIRTELLSDWESRSHARRESAPEELPPVLRFSEPEAEEEEEPVEVPDPDHYADGDPMLLAALRRADEILKRDDTVPTAPVATVTEPPAESPRDSAETYADAEPVNENTFVYYEETEADTELSQEEPEQWEEKLAQIEKSESAEWNTEEEVPHSIEIAEADARPALSFRREETVIPQHERREPKPQAMKPAAAKRGHTPKQYKTPPLELLEKGKEKRQEGDFEYRSTALKLEETLHNFGVDVKVTNFSCGPAVTRYELLPAQGVKVGRIVALADDIKLSLAAADIRIEAPIPGKSAVGIEVPNRENNTVYLRDLLESERFKKANGKLNFAVGKDIAGQTVVTDIAKMPHLLIAGATGSGKSVCINTLIMSILYRYRPEEVQLIMIDPKVVELSVYNGIPHLLIPVVTDPKKAAGALNWAVAEMTDRYRKFAETGVRDLRGYNERIRAAAASGSVPPEDLPKPLPQLVIIIDELADLMMVSKNEVEEAICRIAQLARAAGMHLVIATQRPSVNVITGLIKANIPSRIAFAVSSGIDSRTILDGVGAEKLLGKGDMLFFPQGIPKPVRVQGAFVSDQEVQKAVEYIRQEDLPLAYSEEVEDKILRSGETKETQTVDSGRDPLFFQAGRFVIEKNKASIGNLQRMFKIGFNRAARIMDQLAAAGVVGEEQGTKPRELLMSIEEFEAMEQ from the coding sequence TTGGCGCAGAAAAAAAGCAGCGGAAGGCGGCGAAAAACAACGGCGACAGTGCCGCGGAGCAGAAAGAAGAGCGGTGCCGCGGTTCAGAGAAAGCGAGAAGCGGAGCAACTCTTATTTCTGCGCGGAGAAGTGATACCGCTCTTCTTGGCTCTCTTTGCGGTTCTCTTATTGCTCAGCAATTTCGGGCTTTGCGGCGCACTCGGCACCGTGCTCCGGGACGTACAGCTGGGGCTTTTCGGCGGGCTCGGATTGTTATTTCCGTTTTTACTCTGCGGAATTGTAATCTATCGGGCCCTCACGGAAGATAAGTCACGTGCGCTCGGGAAAACTGTGGCGCTTCCGCTCACGTATCTTTTGGTGATTGCCTTGGTGCACCTCGCGCAGGGAGAAGAGGGCGGAAACTTTGCGTATCTCTATGCGGCGAAGCGCGGCGGCGGTGCGCTCGGCGGACTCCTTTCGGAGGTTCTCGCCGGTTTACTGGGACCGATTGGGGCGGGGCTCATTTTACTGGTGGGTTTGATACTCTGCCTCTCTTATATCACCGAAAAATCCTTTGTCTCCATGATGCAGCGCGAGAGCGGTAAGGTTTATGCGCGCGCCAAGGAAGACTTTGACAAGCGGCGGGAAGCAAGGAGAGAAGAACGCGCCCGGCATAGAGAGCTTCTCTCCGCGGAAATCGAAGAACATCTGGCGCAACTGGAGTCGGAGCGCGGCAAACGCGAAGAGACAGAAGAATATCGATTCGAGGAGCCCGAGCAGGAGAAACCCGTTCGGGAGAGCGCCTGGGAAAACGTGTTGTCTGCCTTTCACGCAACCCGCAGAGAGGTACTTGCGGAAGCAAACGAAGAAGAGACGCAGGAAGATTTGCCGCGCGAGGTAATCAGAACAGAACTTCTGAGCGACTGGGAGTCACGCTCTCATGCGCGGCGTGAGTCCGCACCGGAAGAGCTGCCGCCCGTTCTTCGCTTTTCGGAGCCGGAAGCAGAGGAGGAAGAGGAGCCGGTAGAGGTTCCGGATCCGGATCACTATGCGGACGGAGACCCGATGCTGCTTGCAGCCCTTCGACGGGCGGACGAAATATTAAAGCGCGACGATACGGTGCCTACGGCTCCGGTCGCAACGGTCACAGAGCCGCCGGCAGAGTCGCCTAGGGACTCTGCGGAAACGTACGCGGATGCGGAGCCGGTAAACGAAAATACCTTTGTGTATTACGAGGAAACGGAAGCGGATACGGAGCTTTCGCAGGAAGAACCGGAACAGTGGGAAGAAAAGCTCGCACAAATCGAGAAGAGCGAGAGCGCGGAGTGGAACACGGAGGAAGAAGTGCCGCACTCCATCGAGATTGCGGAAGCGGATGCAAGGCCCGCGCTTAGCTTCCGCCGCGAAGAAACGGTGATACCGCAGCATGAGAGGCGAGAGCCGAAGCCGCAGGCAATGAAGCCTGCGGCGGCAAAGCGCGGACACACACCGAAGCAGTACAAGACGCCGCCGCTCGAGCTGCTCGAAAAGGGCAAGGAAAAGCGGCAGGAAGGCGACTTTGAGTACCGCAGCACGGCGTTAAAACTCGAAGAGACGCTGCACAATTTCGGCGTGGACGTAAAGGTCACAAATTTCAGCTGCGGCCCGGCCGTGACGCGCTACGAACTTTTGCCCGCACAGGGCGTCAAGGTGGGCAGAATCGTGGCGCTCGCCGACGATATCAAACTGAGCCTGGCGGCTGCGGATATACGAATCGAGGCACCCATCCCCGGCAAGTCGGCGGTCGGCATCGAGGTTCCGAATCGAGAGAACAATACGGTTTATTTAAGAGATTTATTGGAGAGCGAGCGCTTTAAGAAGGCAAACGGAAAACTGAATTTTGCGGTCGGAAAGGACATTGCGGGACAGACCGTGGTCACCGACATCGCAAAGATGCCGCATCTTCTGATTGCGGGTGCGACGGGTTCCGGTAAGTCGGTCTGTATCAACACGCTGATTATGAGCATACTCTACCGCTATCGGCCGGAGGAAGTGCAGCTCATCATGATAGACCCGAAGGTCGTTGAGCTCTCGGTCTACAACGGCATCCCGCATCTTCTGATTCCGGTCGTCACGGACCCGAAGAAGGCTGCCGGAGCGCTCAACTGGGCGGTCGCGGAGATGACGGATCGCTATCGCAAGTTTGCGGAGACCGGTGTCAGGGATCTTCGCGGCTACAATGAGAGAATACGAGCGGCCGCCGCAAGCGGCAGCGTGCCGCCCGAGGATTTGCCGAAGCCCTTGCCGCAGCTTGTCATCATCATCGATGAGCTGGCCGATCTCATGATGGTCTCGAAAAACGAGGTGGAGGAGGCTATTTGCCGCATCGCACAGCTTGCGCGTGCAGCCGGTATGCATCTCGTTATCGCAACCCAGCGCCCGAGTGTCAATGTCATTACCGGCCTCATCAAGGCGAACATCCCGTCTCGCATCGCGTTTGCGGTCTCCTCGGGCATTGACTCGCGGACCATTTTGGACGGTGTCGGTGCGGAAAAACTGCTCGGAAAAGGAGATATGCTCTTCTTCCCGCAGGGAATTCCGAAGCCGGTGCGCGTGCAGGGAGCCTTTGTCTCGGATCAGGAAGTGCAGAAGGCGGTGGAGTATATCCGTCAGGAGGACCTTCCGCTTGCATACTCGGAAGAAGTCGAGGATAAGATTTTGCGCTCCGGAGAGACCAAGGAGACACAGACCGTGGACAGCGGAAGAGATCCGCTCTTTTTCCAAGCGGGACGTTTTGTCATCGAGAAGAATAAGGCATCGATCGGCAACTTACAGCGTATGTTTAAAATCGGTTTTAACCGCGCGGCGCGCATCATGGATCAGCTTGCGGCGGCGGGGGTGGTCGGCGAGGAGCAGGGTACCAAGCCCCGTGAATTGCTGATGAGCATTGAAGAATTCGAAGCGATGGAGCAGTGA
- the atpC gene encoding ATP synthase F1 subunit epsilon, with the protein MANFHLEIVTLDGLKYEGEVERLTLRTITGDLAILARHTNYCTAVGMGTAKLRFPDGKEREAACVGGMLSVMDGMCRLLPTTFEWSDEIDLLRAEEAKQRAEERLKAKLSDEERIQARAKLYRALIRIQTAGQPKLKL; encoded by the coding sequence ATGGCGAACTTCCACTTGGAAATTGTCACGCTGGACGGGCTGAAATATGAGGGTGAGGTGGAGCGTTTAACGCTCCGCACCATCACGGGCGATCTCGCAATCCTCGCGCGTCATACAAATTACTGCACTGCGGTCGGCATGGGCACGGCTAAGCTGCGCTTTCCCGACGGAAAAGAGCGGGAGGCGGCTTGCGTCGGCGGCATGCTCTCGGTGATGGACGGTATGTGCCGACTTTTACCGACCACCTTTGAGTGGAGCGATGAAATCGATTTGCTCCGTGCGGAGGAGGCAAAGCAGAGAGCCGAGGAGCGGCTCAAGGCGAAACTCTCGGACGAGGAGAGAATTCAGGCGCGTGCAAAATTGTATCGGGCACTGATTCGTATCCAGACGGCGGGACAGCCGAAGCTGAAGCTTTGA
- the atpD gene encoding F0F1 ATP synthase subunit beta yields the protein MSEQHVGKVVQVMGAVLDVRFAEGELPALLHAIEVDMPEGKLIAEVAQQIGDDTVRCIAMSSTDGLVRGAAARDLNGPITVPVGDACLGRVFNLLGETVDDGPAVDTAERRSIHRAAPSFEEQTPATEILETGIKVVDLICPYAKGGKIGLFGGAGVGKTVLIMELIHNVATAHGGISVFTGVGERTREGNDLYGEMKESGVLDKTALVYGQMNEPPGARMRVGLSGLTMAEYFRDERNQDVLLFIDNIFRFTQAGSEVSALLGRMPSAVGYQPTLATDMGALQERITSTKKGSITSVQAVYVPADDLTDPAPATTFTHLDATTVLSRDIASKGIYPAVDPLDSTSRILTPEVVGQEHYDIAKGVQQVLQRYKELQDIIAIMGMDELSEEDKVAVFRARKIQNFLSQSFSVAEQFTGLKGKYVSLKETLRGFRMILNGECDELPESAFLLVGGIDEAFEKAKALKNAQ from the coding sequence ATGAGTGAGCAACATGTAGGTAAAGTCGTTCAGGTGATGGGCGCTGTGCTCGACGTCCGCTTTGCGGAGGGAGAACTTCCGGCGCTCCTCCATGCGATTGAAGTAGATATGCCCGAGGGCAAACTCATTGCGGAGGTAGCGCAGCAGATCGGAGACGATACAGTTCGCTGCATTGCGATGAGCTCGACCGACGGCTTGGTGCGCGGCGCGGCCGCGCGCGATTTGAACGGACCGATTACGGTGCCGGTCGGAGATGCGTGCCTCGGCCGCGTGTTCAACCTGCTCGGTGAGACGGTCGATGACGGCCCGGCGGTGGATACGGCGGAACGCCGCAGCATCCACCGCGCGGCCCCCTCGTTTGAAGAGCAGACCCCGGCGACCGAGATTCTGGAGACCGGTATCAAGGTTGTCGACCTGATCTGCCCCTACGCAAAGGGCGGTAAGATCGGTCTCTTCGGCGGTGCGGGAGTCGGTAAAACCGTCCTCATTATGGAGTTAATCCATAATGTCGCGACGGCACACGGCGGCATCTCGGTGTTCACCGGTGTCGGCGAGCGCACGAGAGAGGGTAACGACCTCTACGGCGAGATGAAGGAGAGCGGCGTCCTCGATAAAACGGCGCTGGTCTACGGACAGATGAATGAGCCGCCGGGCGCAAGAATGCGCGTGGGTCTTTCGGGACTCACCATGGCGGAGTACTTCCGCGATGAGAGAAACCAGGACGTGCTTCTCTTCATCGACAACATTTTCCGCTTTACCCAGGCAGGTTCCGAGGTTTCGGCACTGCTGGGACGCATGCCCTCCGCCGTCGGTTATCAGCCGACCTTGGCGACGGACATGGGTGCTCTTCAAGAGCGCATCACCTCCACCAAGAAGGGTTCCATCACGTCGGTGCAGGCAGTTTACGTCCCGGCCGATGACTTGACGGACCCGGCACCTGCGACCACCTTCACGCACTTGGACGCGACGACGGTCCTTTCGCGCGACATTGCAAGTAAGGGTATTTACCCGGCTGTGGATCCCCTGGATTCGACGAGCCGCATCCTGACGCCGGAAGTTGTGGGCCAGGAGCACTATGACATTGCAAAGGGTGTGCAGCAGGTTCTGCAGCGCTATAAGGAGTTGCAGGATATCATTGCCATCATGGGTATGGACGAGCTCTCGGAAGAGGACAAGGTCGCGGTATTCCGCGCGCGTAAAATCCAGAACTTCCTCTCGCAGAGTTTCTCTGTCGCAGAGCAGTTTACGGGCCTCAAGGGTAAGTATGTCTCCCTCAAGGAGACGCTCCGCGGTTTCCGCATGATTTTAAACGGCGAGTGCGACGAGCTTCCGGAGAGCGCCTTCCTTCTGGTCGGCGGCATCGACGAGGCGTTTGAGAAGGCAAAGGCGTTAAAGAACGCGCAGTAA
- the atpG gene encoding ATP synthase F1 subunit gamma: MAAANMKSVKLRIKSIQNTMQITKAMELVASSKLRRAKEKAEASAPYFSSLRQTLINIAAENTDYTSVYARENKSERHCYILIAGDRGMAGGYNANLFRAFEAESKGKNFSVLPLGKKAQDYVSQKKLERVETENIPVASVRISDCFALARMLCRKFREGEFGHVSLFYTSFVSLMKQEPGSSTMLPIADFKSEVCEIRGKEGEEKKQAQNLILYEPSAEEVYDAIVPEYLAGLLYSAVSSSLASEYAARRTAMEAATDNAAEMIDKLSLYYNRARQASITQEITEIVGGAEGSNG; this comes from the coding sequence ATGGCTGCAGCAAATATGAAGTCCGTCAAACTCCGGATTAAGAGTATCCAGAACACCATGCAGATTACGAAGGCGATGGAATTGGTCGCATCTTCGAAACTGCGGAGAGCCAAGGAGAAGGCGGAGGCAAGCGCACCTTACTTCTCGAGTCTCAGACAGACGCTCATCAACATTGCCGCCGAGAACACGGACTATACCAGTGTCTACGCGCGCGAAAATAAGAGTGAGCGCCACTGCTATATTCTGATTGCGGGTGACCGCGGCATGGCGGGCGGATACAATGCGAATTTGTTCCGCGCGTTTGAAGCGGAGAGCAAGGGGAAGAATTTTTCCGTGCTCCCGCTCGGAAAAAAGGCCCAGGACTACGTCTCGCAGAAAAAGCTGGAACGGGTAGAGACAGAGAACATACCGGTTGCATCGGTACGCATTTCGGACTGCTTCGCACTTGCAAGAATGCTCTGCAGAAAATTTCGTGAGGGAGAGTTCGGACATGTTTCGCTCTTCTACACAAGCTTTGTCTCGTTGATGAAGCAGGAGCCCGGCTCTTCCACCATGTTGCCGATTGCGGACTTCAAGAGTGAGGTCTGCGAGATTCGCGGCAAAGAGGGAGAAGAGAAAAAGCAGGCTCAGAATTTGATCCTCTACGAGCCGAGTGCGGAGGAAGTCTACGACGCGATTGTGCCGGAGTACCTTGCGGGTCTCCTCTACAGTGCCGTGTCGAGTTCGCTCGCGAGTGAGTACGCAGCGCGCCGCACGGCCATGGAGGCGGCGACGGACAATGCGGCTGAGATGATTGACAAACTGAGCCTCTACTATAACCGCGCGCGTCAGGCAAGCATCACGCAGGAAATCACGGAGATTGTCGGCGGTGCGGAGGGGAGCAACGGTTAA
- the atpA gene encoding F0F1 ATP synthase subunit alpha, translating into MELKSEKISEVIRSQIKYYENAIIQNETGTVLTVGDGISRVSGLTNCMSGELLEFQDGSFGMAQNLEENSVSAVLFGSDVGIQEGQTVKRTGRVVSVPVGEALLGRVVNAIGQPIDGAGPIASQEYRAVESPAPGIIDRQPVKEPMQTGIKAIDSMIPIGRGQRELIIGDRQTGKTTIALDTILNQKGKDVICIYVAIGQKRSTVTGLVNTLKEAGAMDYTIVVAATASEPSPLQYLAPYAGCAMGEFFMNRGQHVLIVYDDLSKHAVAYRAISLLIRRPPGREAYPGDVFYLHSRLLERAAKLSAEKGAGSMTALPIIETQAGDVSAYIPTNVISITDGQIFLETELFHSGVMPAVNPGISVSRVGGNAQVKAMKKVAGTLKLIYSQYRELQSFAQFGSDLDADTKARLAQGERIVEVLKQGKSAPVSVEKQVAILYAVVNNILLPIPVEDIREFEEDLYRFLDRDPDAVSVMEEIRKTGAYSEDAEARLKAALQRCTEEFLQRRQTSTAQA; encoded by the coding sequence ATGGAATTAAAGTCAGAAAAGATCTCTGAGGTCATTCGAAGCCAGATCAAATACTACGAGAACGCCATCATTCAGAACGAAACCGGGACGGTGCTCACGGTCGGAGACGGTATTTCGAGAGTTTCCGGCCTTACAAATTGCATGTCCGGCGAGCTTCTTGAGTTTCAGGATGGCAGCTTCGGTATGGCACAGAATCTGGAGGAAAACAGCGTCTCGGCGGTTTTGTTCGGCTCGGACGTCGGTATTCAGGAGGGACAGACCGTTAAGCGCACGGGGCGCGTGGTCTCGGTTCCGGTCGGCGAGGCTTTGCTTGGCCGCGTCGTGAACGCAATCGGTCAGCCGATTGACGGAGCGGGCCCGATCGCAAGTCAGGAGTATCGCGCGGTCGAGAGCCCGGCACCGGGCATCATCGATCGCCAGCCGGTCAAGGAACCCATGCAGACGGGTATCAAGGCAATCGACTCGATGATTCCGATCGGAAGAGGACAGCGTGAGCTGATCATCGGCGACCGTCAGACGGGTAAGACGACGATCGCGCTCGACACCATCCTGAACCAAAAGGGCAAGGATGTCATTTGTATCTATGTTGCAATCGGCCAGAAGCGCTCCACGGTCACGGGACTTGTGAATACGCTTAAGGAAGCCGGTGCGATGGACTACACGATTGTGGTTGCGGCAACGGCTTCGGAGCCGAGCCCGCTGCAGTATCTCGCACCCTATGCGGGCTGTGCGATGGGTGAGTTCTTCATGAACCGCGGTCAGCACGTGCTGATTGTCTATGACGATCTTTCGAAGCACGCGGTGGCATACCGCGCGATTTCGCTTCTGATTCGGCGTCCGCCAGGCCGTGAGGCGTACCCGGGCGATGTCTTCTACCTGCACTCGAGACTCCTGGAGCGTGCGGCAAAGCTCTCCGCAGAGAAGGGAGCGGGTTCGATGACGGCGCTGCCGATTATCGAGACCCAGGCGGGCGATGTCTCTGCCTACATTCCGACCAACGTCATTTCGATTACCGACGGTCAGATTTTCCTTGAGACCGAGCTCTTCCACAGCGGCGTTATGCCGGCTGTCAACCCGGGTATTTCGGTGTCGCGTGTCGGCGGAAACGCGCAGGTCAAGGCGATGAAGAAGGTCGCGGGCACCCTGAAGCTCATCTACTCGCAGTACCGCGAGTTGCAGAGTTTCGCGCAGTTCGGTTCCGATCTCGATGCGGATACCAAGGCGCGTCTCGCGCAGGGCGAGCGCATTGTGGAAGTCTTAAAGCAGGGCAAGTCGGCACCGGTTTCCGTTGAGAAGCAGGTTGCGATTCTCTATGCGGTCGTCAATAACATTTTGCTTCCGATTCCGGTCGAAGACATTCGGGAATTCGAGGAGGATCTCTATCGCTTCCTCGACAGAGATCCGGATGCTGTCTCCGTCATGGAAGAGATACGCAAGACAGGCGCTTACAGCGAAGACGCTGAAGCGCGTCTGAAAGCAGCGCTTCAGCGTTGCACCGAGGAATTTTTGCAGAGAAGACAGACGAGTACGGCACAGGCTTAA
- the atpH gene encoding ATP synthase F1 subunit delta — MMRVAELYGGSLYDLAAEEKQERDLLEEMQGVQHLLRENPQYAALLSEPSIPKEKRLELLDQAFRAELKPYLLNFLKLITERGLLFQYAGMCRAYEQRFNKAHNIAEALVRTAVPLEEAERGKLKEALEKQSGKQVVLKERIDASLLGGMVVEMDGKTLDGSVAGRLLAIRKKVEEIVL; from the coding sequence ATGATGCGCGTGGCTGAGCTCTACGGCGGCAGTCTCTACGATCTCGCCGCGGAGGAGAAGCAGGAGAGAGACTTGCTCGAAGAGATGCAGGGCGTACAGCATTTATTGCGGGAAAATCCGCAGTATGCCGCGCTGCTCTCCGAGCCGAGTATTCCGAAGGAGAAGCGCTTGGAACTTTTGGACCAGGCGTTTCGGGCCGAGCTTAAGCCTTATCTCCTGAATTTCTTAAAGCTCATTACCGAGAGAGGGCTGCTGTTTCAGTATGCCGGCATGTGCCGCGCCTACGAACAGCGCTTTAACAAAGCGCATAACATTGCCGAGGCGCTGGTCCGTACGGCGGTACCGCTCGAAGAGGCGGAGCGCGGCAAACTGAAGGAAGCGCTGGAAAAGCAGAGCGGAAAGCAAGTGGTACTCAAAGAGCGGATTGATGCAAGTCTGCTCGGCGGCATGGTGGTCGAGATGGACGGCAAGACCTTGGACGGCAGTGTTGCGGGTCGACTTCTCGCCATTCGCAAAAAAGTGGAAGAGATAGTACTGTAA
- the atpF gene encoding F0F1 ATP synthase subunit B: MDTQALVTIVPSTFVLTILNLFIQIFLMKKFLFQPVKRILEERQKRADQNIRAAEQEKAEAEAVKAEYTENMARAREEAASILERAKQDASQQADELLANARTEAQSLKAKAENDIRQERKRALNEAKDEIGGLAMDIAGRVVEREIHESDYRALIDDFLQKVEDAS; encoded by the coding sequence ATGGATACACAGGCACTGGTAACCATCGTGCCTTCGACCTTTGTTCTGACCATCCTGAATCTCTTCATTCAGATATTTCTGATGAAGAAGTTTTTGTTTCAGCCGGTGAAGCGCATCCTTGAGGAGCGCCAGAAGCGCGCGGATCAAAACATCCGGGCCGCAGAACAGGAAAAGGCGGAGGCAGAGGCTGTCAAGGCAGAGTATACGGAGAATATGGCGCGCGCACGCGAAGAGGCGGCAAGCATTTTGGAACGCGCAAAACAGGATGCATCCCAGCAGGCGGATGAGCTGCTTGCAAACGCGAGAACAGAGGCGCAGTCGCTGAAGGCGAAAGCGGAGAATGATATCCGCCAGGAGAGAAAGCGCGCGCTGAACGAGGCGAAGGATGAAATCGGCGGACTCGCAATGGACATTGCGGGCCGTGTGGTCGAGCGTGAAATTCACGAGTCGGATTACCGCGCACTGATTGACGACTTCCTGCAGAAGGTTGAGGATGCGTCATGA
- the atpE gene encoding ATP synthase F0 subunit C, with the protein MTDFQFLARGIALMGCGIGAGCALIAGVGPGIGEGNAVAKALEAIGRQPECKGDVTSTMLLGCAIAETTGIYGFVTGLLLIFVAPGMFMNFLK; encoded by the coding sequence ATGACAGATTTTCAGTTTCTTGCAAGAGGTATCGCGCTCATGGGTTGCGGAATCGGTGCGGGTTGCGCGCTGATTGCCGGTGTCGGCCCCGGTATCGGTGAGGGTAATGCGGTTGCAAAGGCGCTGGAGGCAATCGGCCGTCAGCCGGAGTGCAAGGGCGATGTGACGAGCACCATGCTCCTCGGTTGCGCAATTGCGGAGACCACGGGTATTTACGGTTTCGTTACCGGCCTGCTTCTTATCTTCGTGGCACCGGGCATGTTCATGAATTTCCTGAAGTAA
- a CDS encoding F0F1 ATP synthase subunit A, whose translation MNFDISGAKIFFRIPTHLPILGDIVVSETVVISWLVMLIITGLCIFLTRGLKVEHIGKRQALAELIVESAENLVRNNTGGTKFDYLIPFVGALFATSVVSNLISLVGLRSPTADLSVEAAWALTVFTMITANKIKAGGLLGYLKGFTTPIPVMTPFNILSEIATPISMACRHFGNVLSGVVINGLIYAALGVASAALFGLIPGAVGDFLSGIPILAVGLPAIMSFYFDWFSGIMQAFIFTMLTIMYIANASEG comes from the coding sequence ATGAACTTTGATATTTCCGGCGCAAAGATTTTCTTTCGCATTCCGACCCATTTGCCGATACTCGGAGACATTGTTGTTTCGGAGACGGTGGTCATTTCCTGGTTGGTCATGCTGATTATCACGGGACTTTGTATTTTCCTGACCCGCGGTTTGAAGGTGGAGCACATCGGGAAGAGACAGGCCCTCGCGGAACTGATTGTGGAGAGTGCGGAGAACTTGGTGCGGAACAACACAGGCGGCACCAAGTTCGACTACCTGATTCCGTTCGTCGGTGCGCTGTTTGCGACGAGCGTGGTGTCAAACCTGATCAGCCTGGTGGGGCTCAGAAGCCCGACGGCCGATCTTTCGGTTGAGGCTGCTTGGGCTTTGACCGTATTCACGATGATTACGGCAAACAAGATTAAGGCGGGTGGACTGCTCGGTTATCTGAAGGGCTTTACAACGCCGATTCCGGTAATGACACCGTTTAACATTCTCTCGGAGATTGCGACACCGATCAGTATGGCTTGCCGTCACTTCGGCAACGTGCTCTCGGGCGTGGTCATCAACGGTCTGATTTACGCGGCGCTCGGTGTCGCTTCGGCAGCGCTGTTCGGACTGATTCCGGGTGCGGTCGGAGATTTCCTCTCCGGCATTCCGATTCTCGCGGTCGGACTTCCGGCAATTATGTCGTTTTATTTCGACTGGTTTTCCGGCATCATGCAGGCTTTCATTTTTACAATGCTCACCATTATGTACATTGCGAATGCGTCCGAAGGTTAA
- a CDS encoding ATP synthase subunit I: MKIQKAVRRETEKVALGVAIMTALMLGILFALHLVFPGKFGFSLGTVVSALLGAAVSVLNFFLMGLTVQHVAGLEDPKEAKRFMQKSYVNRNTMQIVWMIVAVAVPFVHPIAGILPLFFPGLFVRLQGFFPKKEETEAKQGGEI; this comes from the coding sequence ATGAAGATACAGAAGGCTGTTCGGCGCGAGACCGAAAAAGTGGCACTCGGCGTGGCGATTATGACGGCGCTTATGCTGGGAATCTTGTTTGCCCTGCATCTTGTGTTTCCGGGGAAGTTCGGTTTTTCTCTCGGCACGGTTGTCTCTGCGCTGCTCGGCGCAGCAGTGAGTGTTCTGAACTTCTTTTTGATGGGACTTACGGTGCAGCATGTTGCGGGCTTGGAGGATCCCAAAGAGGCGAAGCGTTTCATGCAGAAATCCTATGTGAATCGCAATACCATGCAGATTGTGTGGATGATTGTCGCGGTTGCCGTGCCCTTCGTTCACCCGATTGCGGGTATACTGCCCCTGTTCTTTCCGGGCCTTTTCGTGCGCTTGCAAGGTTTTTTTCCGAAAAAAGAGGAAACAGAAGCAAAGCAAGGGGGTGAGATCTAA
- a CDS encoding AtpZ/AtpI family protein, producing MKHRSEIMQNLLLLSQFGLSLAAPLLLCLFLCHRLVSAGHVGEWVYIPGFFFGLGASFTTAWKLYRQVTERTKREEEEKETRVASNEHR from the coding sequence ATGAAGCATCGTTCTGAGATTATGCAAAACCTTTTGCTCTTAAGTCAGTTCGGTCTTTCTCTCGCGGCGCCGCTTCTTTTATGCCTTTTTTTGTGCCATCGTCTGGTTTCGGCCGGGCATGTCGGTGAATGGGTATACATTCCGGGTTTCTTTTTCGGCCTCGGTGCATCCTTTACAACGGCATGGAAGCTCTATCGGCAGGTTACGGAGCGGACAAAGCGGGAAGAAGAGGAAAAAGAGACGCGGGTTGCGAGCAATGAACACCGCTGA
- a CDS encoding HD domain-containing protein, with product MKSVKEISRDIAFYSKGHMRELDRLLRVWGFAREIADGEPLSRRERYALEVAALTHNIAYPLCRETYGSEDPALQAREGAALVRDFLRDADMPAEQLERIVYLVSRHHSEEPAEDPDLQILLEAVYIASVREKHIPRAEVKTAMKTLFRTKSGIAEAKLILGL from the coding sequence ATGAAGAGCGTCAAAGAAATTTCGCGCGATATTGCATTTTATTCGAAAGGACATATGCGCGAGTTGGATCGTTTGCTCCGCGTCTGGGGCTTTGCGCGGGAAATTGCGGACGGCGAACCGTTGAGCCGCCGGGAGCGCTATGCGCTTGAAGTCGCGGCTTTAACCCATAATATCGCCTACCCGCTGTGCCGCGAAACATACGGCAGCGAGGACCCCGCGCTTCAGGCACGGGAGGGAGCTGCTTTGGTGCGTGATTTCCTGCGGGATGCCGACATGCCCGCGGAACAACTGGAGCGCATTGTCTATCTGGTTTCCCGGCACCACAGCGAGGAGCCCGCGGAAGATCCGGACCTGCAAATTCTGCTGGAAGCCGTTTACATTGCGTCCGTTCGCGAAAAACACATACCGCGCGCCGAGGTCAAAACGGCGATGAAAACGTTGTTTCGAACAAAAAGCGGAATTGCGGAAGCAAAATTGATACTGGGACTCTGA